The genome window tataaacctctaaaagcttcttttataataagaagactagctagcttaataagttcgtatttagtataatctaagcgttatactaacttacgaatagtttataaaattcgctaagcGAGTTCTAAGATCTTAGGGagatataaatcctcttaggaagagataaatagacgcttttttaaggaggaacttattaattaaggtttagaaaagtcgtattattaattcgaggcgtctaaatagggctattactaatataattaagttatagtttagattacttaatatactagagattagtaatattaaataggctaataagtataatatagataagactagtatcctagagggtaagggatttaatagcttagttttaaataaggtagaGACTATAGTAGTACGAAAGAAAAAGCTTAGTTCGCGTgcttaggtatttataattaagtatatttttgttaatagtcgagctattaaattactagttatatataagggaaagtcggtataATAGTAGTGTTTTTTACctaaacttaacccttatactagttaggagtttatagtaataaataatagctagacgacCGATAAGACTGCCCttgagtagttaaaaatagtattcttattatagactaagacccccccccttagggggcttagtatacttaataagcctcgactattagttctaaatagctataggagttatataacgatagaatttatataggaatgctatagaaataacgtctacttattattcttattattatatacttcctatattctctagccgttagatatagctatttttaaacttattaagtctaagtataagaaggagcttagtaaagaggatatagtaaataattctattattgttaaaaagcggtacttcttaagctactattaaaaagctcgtttagttagtctaacgtcgttaaatatacgaagtaagtagaaagtaactagactatatcctcctaatatagctagactacttactaatctaatagtcctacctaacttagttatactaattaaaaagaccgtagatattaaataagtaactagtaatattagagaAGTtgttaactaggtattagtagcgtctattattaactagttaatatttaagaaggttagcgagctctgcgattagttaaagttatttatagagcttagtctagactataatacttaacgactactatttagaaaagtaaaaaaggtatttagcgAGTAGGCTTATGTTACggaggtaactttgtttaccttattattcgccttattatcaatattacgtaagcaaactatatactatattaatctacgatttctgtagattattataggtattgattatgtaagcaatactgcttatataagcttacgtgagcaatggaaagtactggaaggtaactgaataatctggaatttactcgaggcggaattacgtactacgattacgcattcacttacgtatacgcttattaattatatcataattaataagcaatggaatattctagtaggaggtttttatgcctatacataggcgtgtatttgcctacctagacctttcgttaagcaagcaacttctcatatagtaattcaactatattactctctttactacaaaaacctcttttatatacgcttatatcccctatattcatatattcttgcttctatatgaatattcactttttatattctttataagaatatcccgcattacctcgttaaagctatacgtgctagagcttactatttaatagtattttagtactatattcgagttTTAGAAGCTAAAGTTAACCAATTAAGGCcgtagaaaaagaagagtatattaatagacctaaatactaagttcgcgaatatttaggatatataaagagcttaggaAGACTCTAGCGACTAtctagttagtcctagttaacttataggggtcgaattacctagggagaataatgattatattattatagtagtagaagatagttaattaattaagtatagttagtggcgatgttttgatactatgttttgatggggtggctaaaaggggggggtggctaaaagggggtgggtcgacttagcTATCCCTAGTTCCTTGCCCTTTCGGTAGGGGTAACCGAGGATAATATCCACTTCCATCGGCCGACCGGCTTCGAAGTCGTTTTGCATGCTGCTGCCGATGGGGTGCATAGCCAGGATCTTGTTGATCAGCTTGTCGACCAGGTCGTAATCGATAGGCACCTCGCATGCCTTAGTAACATCGATAACTTCTCTTATTAATCGTTGGGTCATTGGGGTAGCGTCTGGCGAGGAGCTAAGCCATGAATGCGTGTCGAGTAGTGTTAGTGTCGTGAGCGAGTTCCACGCTGCATTCCAAACAACCTTTTCCTAGCGCTGTACTTGGATATTGGGCACCACCTGGAATACTGTCCTACCCTCTGTCAATAGAGATGCAAATTCGTCCAGTCGCTGCTTCTCCACTGCCTGGTCGGTATCATTCGGgtaagtcaaagcacccacttttgggcaccccccccttttgggcaccctAACAAAACATAGCATCTAAATATTAAcactaactataattaattaattaactaccttctactactataataatataattaaaattctccctaggtaattcgacccctgcGAGTTAATTAGGACTAATTAAACGGTTATTAGAGTCCTCTTGAGCTTTTTATACGTTTTAAATATCCgcgaacttagtatttaagtttaaatatatagtcttCTTTTTCCTAGGCCTTATGTGCTTAATCCTAGCTTTAAGAACTCGAACTTAGTGCtaagatatagctaattagtaggcCTACTCcctaaaagctttttttattttttagaatagtagttattaagtactattatctagactaagctttataaatagctttaagtaatcgCAGAGCTtgctagcctttttaagagttaactagttaataatagaggttactaatacttagttaagtagtttactagtattactagtCGTCTACTTAGCTTCTATACCCCTTTTAGatagtataacttatataagtaggattattaagttaagaagtagcttagctatattaaatagctatagtctaattactttttttatttacttcgtatatttaacgacgttagactagctaaacgagtaagctagtagtagcttaagaagtactgctttttaataatagtaaaattatttactatatcctccttactaagctcttttttatatatagacttaataggcttaaaaatagctatatctaatagctagaggatataggaagcgtatagtaataagaataataagtagacgttatttctatagcactcttatataaattctattattatataactcctatacctatttagtactaatagtcgaggctagtttagcttactaagccccTTAATAGGGagggtcttagtttatagtAAGAACactttttttagttagtaaagggtagttttattagtcgtttagctattatttgttattataaatttttaattattataagcggtaagttaaagagggaactactactattaaaccgactttcccttataaataactagtagtttaatagctctactattagtaaaaatatacttaataatcgttaCTTAGGTATGcgaactaagctcttttttttatattactatagcctTTACTATGCCTAAAACTAGCCTATTAGCTCCCTTGCCCTCTATTatactagttttatttatattatacctattagcctatttaatactactaatctctagtatattaagtaatttaaactattatttaattatattagtagtagctttattaacgtagtacgaattaattaaacgacttttctagacccttattaatagattccttttaataaaagcgttaatTTATCTCTTACTAAGTGGTTTATTATCCCCCTAGGACCTTAGAACTTGCTTAGCGAATTCCTTAACctgtttataagttagtataatacctaggtaatattatatataaatttattaggctagctagtctttttattataaaagaagcctcTAAAGCTTTGCGAATACCCTCGCCCTCGTCTAGTAGCCTCTCTTTTAACCCTAAAGTATTATCTTAGGAACCCCGaacttaattaaggcctttttaataaagagactgtttttaatagtattaagtgcTTATTAGAGCTcgtttttagtatacgatactattacttattaattagtaagtgtGCTAAAAAGGAATGTATttggacgatttttataattattatattgaattaaaataataggtagggttttaatatgGTGGCTGGGAGGGATTTTTGGGGGTGcctaaaaggggggggtgcccaaaagtgggtgctttgacttatAATCCTATTTGCATGTCCTCGGACTTTGTGTGTTTGATGTGCCCAGGCTGCGGCTGAGCGGCTCCGGTCCAGGTCTGTCCCATTAGTATAAACTCATCCCAGCTTCTTGGAGACTCTCCCCCCGCGACTTACCACGCATGAGATAATTGTTGTGTGGGGGAACGCTTTGCGGAATGGCACTTCGTTACCGACACCATTCTGAATAATGACGATCGTGGATTTCTCCGCATCAACTGCCGGGGCAATTTCCGCGGGGACTGCATCCTGGGTGATGGCTTTGTGAGCGCAGACAATGTAGTCAAACTTCGCTTCCGCCTCTGCGGCATTCCTTACAACTTGGGGGTATTAGCTTTGAACAGCTGGATGAACAGGGTTAAGGCCATGATTTCGCTCCCCATCGGCTACCCCGGATTTCATGTGCATACCTCTGTAAGGGCGAACGTTATGCTCTCCATGGTTTTCGCTCGCAATAACGATTCCATTTTCCTTCACTGCGTTACAATTTGACCTAGCAACAACCGTGAATCTAACACGCGGTACTCTGCTTAGAATAAAGGCGTAGAATGATCCAATGCTGAACAGATGGTGTCAGCTTCTCATCCGAATAGGAATTCAGGGTGAGTGACCCACGCCCCCAACCCGTAGAGGAGGACCTCGATCTGCTGGCCTTGTGCTGTCATTATCGAAGTCTTGGTGCTCGTTGGACCTTGTTTCGGCGCAAAGACTTCGGTTGGCGTTCAGCTGTGCTCTGTAGCATGCACTTCTGGTATGGTCCCCTCACTCGACCTAGTATTTGTACACTAATCCGTCAGATTCCTGTTGCGAATACCGGCCGGCAACTGACTTCAGCCCCCGATGTTCGGTGCGGAGGCGGAGAAGCCACCAGGGCACCTACCCCAGAGATTCCTTCGCTGTGACCTTCAGATCGGCGAACCTTGTGTTGTGTGCTCGTGTGTCGTGGGGGAACGGGCGAGGAAGACTCCTTGGGGGTTAGATGGGGGTCGCCGGGCGTTGCATCCGGGGCCTGTGACCAGGGGTTCGGAGAGGTGTCCGACGTTGCGCCCCATCACCCCATCTTTCCCCCTCATTTCTCGGCCATCGTCCTGGTCCGACGCGGGGAAGCCGGTACTGAACCTTCTTTTCGTGATTGGAGGCCTCAGTGTGGTGAATCTCGGTCGACCTTCGTCTCGGGTCCGTGGGGTATTCAGGGGGGCTTCAGCCATTTGTTTGTCCTTTGGAGCATGATATCATCGGTGCGACTGATGGGTTCAAAGCGCGTAGCATCGTGTCTACTCTGCCCCTGGGTGGATTTGCGCTGCAAGACGGCGAGGAAAACGGGCCAGGTAATTGCACTCAGAGAAGAGTTTTCACTCGGCATATGTGACTTTGAATCATGTTAAATTTGACCATAGTCCTAGTAAGCATGGACTTGTTGCTTTCAATTATCTAGGTGCTTGACTCGTGATTTTGTGGTTGCGTACTGTCTAACCGCAACTCTCTCCTTCACCGTAGTTGTGAAGAAGACTTCTTCCTCTCCAACTTTTCGCCCCAAATTCTCGCACAATTCGCAATCTGCAACGCTGTCTCTCGGATTCTGGTAGCTTGCCTGACAAGCCTGCTTCTCTCCGAAGGCGTTTTGGGTGTCTTCCCAGGATCTGATTCTTCCTCCTTAATCGTATGACCCCATTCGTCTGCCGACCTCGCCACTAATCGAGCCGCGTCTTCGATTTTCTTCCCCGGTGGCTCTGATCCGTCCTCAGTGAAACATTCTTGGGGTTGCGTTGCGATTACGCCCGCAATGAGGTTCCACACAGCAATCAGATCCTCCTTTGGTATGGATGGTGATATCGTCGCGGAGATGGACCGTCGTTCGGCGGAATAGCTCCGTACCGGCCTCGACGATGATCCTGGCCGATCTGATGTGCGTGCCAGCAGACAATTGCTGCACGCACCGTTGTAGATGCCCGGCATTTTGACGCACTCTGGTGAGATCCCGTCTCCCCTTCGGCATTTGGAGCATTGATCCTCAGAGCCTTGCAGGTCTCCTCGCTCATGAAGCATAATTGCTTCCAACACAGGCGTCTGTGAAATGTCTGGTGATGCCCGGCCGGGCCTGACCCTCCAGGCCCTCCGCACTGGGAGAGGACCCAGAATCTTCATGGTCTCTGTAGGCGTGATTGATGGTTGTAGGCCTTGATCTCCAGCATCTTGGGCAGTTTCTGGAGCTGCGTCTTTGATGTTTTTGTGTCGTCCTCTGTGCTCGTATGATCCTTGGCGATTCCCTACCCCGCTATGTGCTGGTGCGGTCTTCGAGCTGATCTGACCAACGCTTGCTCCTGCTCCCGTCCGGACTCTCGATGCCAGTGTTGTAGAAGGCATCGTACCCTGTTCTTTTTGTGTAATTTCTACCGCTCTGGCCAAAAGTTGAAGCGTAATATCTGCGATTTCCCGTTCATCGCCCATCACGCTCAGGCAAATGAGGGCATATCAAGAAGAGTGATGCTGTTTGACCAACCGACCGAACCACCGAACATGAAAGGAAAAATAAACAACCCAccaggaaaaaaaaagaattcaaCCTCGTGATGCGGACCAGGTGGTCCACATACTCCAACGTACGAAAAAGCCACTTATAAGTTCCGGTGAAGAAGCCCGAAGTCTTGCCCCCAGTTACGTAATTCAATTGGTCATCTGTTCTACCGCGGGCGAGCTCGGAGGTGGTGGGTGATTGGCCGTCAGGAATTGCCGTGACTGTCAGATTCATGAGACGTTCTGGACTCTTGGAGATCTGCTGTCTCTGCACTGGGGGAGTCAGGCACTTTTGGTTCTGGGTCTGGCTCCAAGCGAGCCCTTCGTCCACGCCTTGTATGATCGGGGTCCCCATGGAGGGTATACAGCGGGATACAAAAGCGCAGCATGGCTCCCAAATGAACCCGGGAGAGAAGGGTGTTCGTCCAATTCAGCAACTATCCCACTAGTCATCATGTGCTATTCCCCGATTGGACCAAGTGGCAATATCGGGCTCGTTTTTCCGTTGCCAGTGTGGGAGGCTCGCCCGAGAAGTCGGGAATGGCAACCCATCCCCGCGGAAAGATGCCTCGAGTGTCTCACCTGGTCGCGCATCCAAAGCTGAGAGAGCGGCCCTGGGCCGCCGAGGCGCCTGGGGGTTGGTCGGGAGCAAGGTCACCAAGGAAAGGTTGAGAGGGCCAACGTGGGTTGGGTTACCGAACATAGCCGGGCCAGCGTCGATCCATTTGCAGAGTGTGAGATGAAATCTGACCGGACATACGCCAGGCCGGGTAAGGGTTAGCGGAAGCGCAAGAGAAGCGAGATGGGTTTGTTCTACTTTTGGCTTCGTACCTCGCATGGTCGCGTGCAAACAAGAAACAACAATACCCCCACGGGGAAGAGCAAAGTCTTTGGCATATGCTGGGTTTTCTGCGTCACACAAAACAATGGTCTCCAACCAGCGACAAATTCAGCGAAGTCGCGTGTGTAAGGAAAATAAAACCACGCCGGTTTCCACCGCGGATGTCACCATCTCGACTGATCAACACGCTGATTCCGGCCCGGAACAGTCCAGATACATGATCTGCTTGGGCAAACCATTGTGGAGAAGAAACAGTGGAGTCTGATGGGGTTGGTAGGTGGGAAACCCAGAATTATTTGGTACCAGAAACCGCCCCCCGCGGGTTTAGTCTCCGACACTTTCGTTTCCTCCGTTCTGTGGGGGGTAGGGAGGAGGCTTTTCGATGGCTTCGGACGACGAAATAGTCTACCATTAGACTCGTCTTGGAAGAGGTGCCGGCGTGGGGGTTCGGACTGCGTGGTTACATGGGTCGTTCCTACGGCTTATGTTACCTATTTTCGTGCCTGACTTACACCGACAGAAGGGAAGGGGGCGAAAGTCGATCCCATGATCATCCATGTTGCGCTGGCCTGTCTGACTTCCTTGCATTCTGAGTTTGGATGGGTTCTTTGTTACAAAAGCTTTGTTCGCGAGTAAGCTAATCTACCAAAACTCTCCTCACATCCCACCGCTGCTCCTGAATCTGCTCCCGCAAACTACTTGCTCCCTCGTGCCACAAACCCGCAGAATCAGTCCACAATGTCTCCCTCAGCAAACGGCGGTCCCGCCAGTCACAATGGCAACGGCACACAGCACGGAGCACGGCCGGCTCTGACTCCCGGCCTCTACGTCCCGACCGTGGCATTCTTCCGCTCCGACGACTCAGTAGACGTCGAAACCACACGCTCCCACGCCGTCCGTCTCGCCAAAGCCGGCGTCGCGGGCCTTGTGACCCACGGCTCCAACGGCGAAGCAGTGCACCTCGACCACGATGAGAGACAACTCATCAACCGCACCACACGAGCCGCGCTCGATTC of Colletotrichum lupini chromosome 8, complete sequence contains these proteins:
- a CDS encoding 2-dehydropantoate 2-reductase, producing MTQRLIREVIDVTKACEVPIDYDLVDKLINKILAMHPIGSSMQNDFEAGRPMEVDIILGYPYRKGKELGIAKSTHPLLATPPF
- a CDS encoding 2-dehydropantoate 2-reductase — its product is MTAQGQQIEVLLYGLGAIGSFYAFILSRVPRVRFTVVARSNCNAVKENGIVIASENHGEHNVRPYRVVRNAAEAEAKFDYIVCAHKAITQDAVPAEIAPAVDAEKSTIVIIQNGVGNEVPFRKAFPHTTIISCVTWTGAAQPQPGHIKHTKSEDMQIGL